DNA from Campylobacter sp. RM5004:
GCATTTATGAGTGATGATTTAATACACTTATTATGCGATATTGCAGGTATAAAAATAGCTGAGTTTGATGAAAGCAGAAGTCCTATAAATAAAAAATATAATAAATTTAGAATTAGGTTATTTGCTAACGAAATAAATTATGATAATTTTTTAAAACTTGATTAACTTAAGCTAGATAATATTAAATAATAAAAATTATTAATTAGGAGAATTTTATGTTAGATTTAGCAATTATAGGTGGAGGTCCAGCAGGTCTTAGTGCAGGGCTTTATGCTACTCGTGGTGGGCTTAAAAATGTAGTAATGTATGAAAAATTTATGCCAGGCGGACAAATTACAAGCTCAAGTGAAATGGAGAATTATCCAGGGGTTGCTACCGTAATGGATGGAATTAGCTTTATGATGCCTTGGACTGAGCAAAGCACTAGATTTGGTCTTAAAATTGAGCAAAAAGAAGTAACTAGAGTTGAAAAAAATGGCGAAAATTTTAAAATTATTTTTAGCGATAATTCAAGCGAAGATGCAAAAGCTGTTATAGTTTGCACAGGTGCAGCACCTAAAAAAGCAGGATTTAAAGGTGAAAATGAATTTTTTGGTCGTGGAGTAAGCACATGTGCAACTTGCGATGGTGCGTTTTATAGAAAAAAAGAAGTAGCTGTTTTAGGTGGTGGCGATACAGCACTTGAAGAAGCACTTTATTTAGCAAATCTATGCTCTAAAGTATATTTAATCCATAGAAGAGAAGGCTTTCGTGCAGCTCCATCAACCGTTGAAAGAGCTAAGAAAAATGAAAAAATTGAGTTTATTTTAAACGCTAAAGTAGAAGAAGTTGTAGGCGATAACGCTGGTGTTACAGGTGTAAAAATCGTATTTAATGATGGAAGTAAAAAAGATTTAGCAGTTCCTGGAATATTTACATTCGTTGGACTTGATGTAAGAAATGAAGTATTAAAACAAACCGATGGCTCATATTTATGTGAAATGGTAGGAGATGCTGTAAAGGTTGATTTAAGAATGAGAACAAGTGTTGAAGGGCTTTTTGCTGCTGGTGATTTAAGAGTTGATGCACCAAGACAAGTTGTGTGTGCTGCAGCTGATGGAGCAAACGCTGCATTAAGCGTAATTTCATACTTAGAGAGCAAACATTGATTACTAAAATTAAATTAGCATTAGTAAATAATGATTTTGATGAATTTAGCAATTTAGCTAGCGAGCTTGAAGAAAAGATTTCAAGTGGCTGGCTAAATACCCTAAATCAAGATGAATTAGTAGAATTAAGAGCCTTATATGTTCAAGTAATTGAAGCTTTGCTTATATTAAAGCACAAAGACTTAGAAAGATTAAAAAAGCTTAAAAACTCTTTACATTACATACAATAGGAATTTTTAAATTCCTATTTCAAATTCCACTGAGGATTTTTATGAGATATATTATATTTTTTATACTTTTAAATAAATTTCTCTTAGCTGATGATATTTTGGCAAAAAATCAAGAATTACAAAATCTTAAAATAGCTTGCAAAAATAACGATGCAAAAGCTTGCTATGAGCTAGGATTAAAGTATTTTGATGGTAAAATGTATTTAGAAAAATCATGCGAATTAGCCTATGCAAAAGCTTGTAATAAGCTTGCTGATATTTATATTTTAGATATAAATAAAAGTAGGTTTTATAATAAATTATCTTGTGAATACGGCAATGATTTTGATTGCGTGGCTTCATTTGATGATGAAGTGATAGATTACGAAAGACTTGCAAGATATTGTAAAGACGGCAAAAAATACACCTGCGATTATCTTAGAAAACAAAGCATAAAGCACAAAAATTTAAAATATTTTGTAAAAACAAATGAAAAATATGAAAAGCTTTATAATCTTTGTTTAGATGATAATTCTAAGGCTTGTTTTACACTGGCTTTAAATATAGATGATTTAAAGATTTTTGCAGATGATTTATATAAAAAGGCGTGTTTGCTAGAAGAGAATTTTTGTATATTTAAAAAGGTTGAAAAATGAAAAAATTATTAATATTTTTAGTGTTTTTTAGCTTAAATGCTAATGAAATATGTCAAGAGCTTTACTCAAAATACCTTAATGAATACGAGTTTTTAGCTAAATTTAGCGATGTATGTGCTGGGGTAAATGAGATATATTTATCGCTTAGCGAAGATGAGGCTAATAAGCTAAATGAATTGTATTTAAATGCTTGCAAGGAGAAAAAACATAAGTATTGCAAGTATATAAAAACGCTTTATGAAAACTCTCAGTTAAAAGATAAAAGCCTTTATTACAAGGCATTAGAGCTAGATTGCTTAGATAGATATGGCTGCTTTGATATTTTGCACGCTATGAAAAACGAAAGCGATAAAGATAAAAAATATTTTTATAATTTTTTAGAGCAAAAATGCAAAAATGAATATCATAAAAACGATGATTTTTGCTATGTTTTCGTGCAGTATAAATATAGATTAGATGATGATTTGATGTGTGAAAAAAATCCTAGCTTATGCTTAGAATTAGCCCTAAAAGAGAAAAATGAAGCTAAAAAATATAAATATTTAGATTATGCTTGTATGAACAAAATTAGCCTTGCTTGTAAATATTTAGCAAAACTTAGCAGTGATAAAAAAGATTATAAAGCTATGAAAAAATACGACAAACTAGCTAAAGATTATGATAAACCACAAGATGAAGAATGCTCTATAAATAATCTAAAAGCTTGTAAGGATTATATGTTGGCTAATGATATTAGTAAGGAATTTTATCTTAAATATTCGCCAGTTTATGAAAATCTGTGTTTTAATGATAATATAAATTTTTGCAAAGACGCTTGTATGCTTGAATATAAAAGCAATAATTACGAAAAAGTAAAAAAGCTAATTGATTTTACTTGCAAACACGATGAGAATTTATGCAAGGAATTATCAAAAACTTATTTAATGCCAATTTATGAAAAGGAATTGTTATGAAAAAGCTTTTATCGATTGTTTTCTTGTTGGTTTTTGTCTATGCAAATAGCGATTATGAGTGCAAAAGTGGTGATTTGATATCGTGTTTAGATGAGATTTCAAAAGCACCTAGTAAGATAGATTTTTGTCTAAACACAAATGATTATAATTACAAAAAAGCTTGTGCAAATAATTTTACAATGATTACTAAAAATGAAGATGATAATAAAGTTGAAAAACTAAAAGATAAATTATGTGATGATTATCCTAATGTTTGCTTTGAATATGTGATGAATTATAGAAATATAGCAAGAGGAACTATGAAAAAAAATCTCGAAAAAGCCTGCGAGCTTGATTTTATAAAGGCTTGTATTTTTGTGGCAAATAATTTTAGGGATAATTTAAAGTATATTAAAAAAGCTTGCGATGCGGGCGATTATGAATCTTGCGTAGAGTATGAATATAAAAAGCTTAAAGCAGGTGAGTTAAAAGCAGCTGAAGAAGAATGTCTAAAGACAAATAATTGCCAAAAAGCCATAGATAAAGGCAGCGAAAATGAGCAGATTTTAACCAAACTTTGTGATGAAAAGAACGCAAATGCGTGTTTAAAATATGCAGATTTAAACGCCGATAAATATAATGGAAAATATAAAATTTATAACCTAAAAGCTTGTGAAATTGATAGTGATATTTGTATGCAAAAGGCTAAAATGGTAGAGCAGTTTTTACACTTTGATTTTGATGGTAGTTTAGAAGATATGAAAGATTATTATAAAATCGCTTGTAAAAATGGCCTAGATCAAGCTTGTGAAGAGCTTAATAGAGTAAATTCTTTAAATAAAGATGATTATAAATTTAACGGCAAGGTAAAGACAATTAGAATTGAGTTTTAGGAATTTAAAATAGGAATGTCAAATTCCTGTTTTAAATTCTTTATTAGGGCTTATCTTTGTATAATTAGCTAAAAAAGGAGTTTTTATGGAAGTAATTTATGTAGTTTTAGCTTTAGTTGTTTTGATTTTAGTTTTAGGAATTAGCACATACAATTCATTAATTTCTAAAAGAAATGATGTAAGAAGTATTTATTCAAGTGTTGAGGTTTTGCTAAATCAAAGATATGATTTAATCCCTAATTTAGTAGCGTCTTTAAAAGAATATTTAAAACACGAAAGCCAAACCTTAGAAAACATTACAAAACTTAGAGAAAACGCATTAAATATAAATGATAAAGCTTTAAAATTTAATATAAACAATGAATTAAGCCAAGCTTTAAAAAGTCTTAATGTAAAAGTAGAAAATTATCCTGAGCTTAAAGCTAGTGAGAATTTTTTAAATCTTCAAAACGCTTTAAGAGAATGTGAAGAGCAAATTAGTGCAGCTAGAAGAGCTTATAATTCTTCTGTAAATGCTTATAATAGCGCTTGTGAGAGTTTTCCAACGATAATAATTGCTAATATGTTTAATTTTAAAAAGGCTGAGTTTTACGAAGCAAGCGAGCAAGCTAAAATTAATCCAAATGTAAAAGATTTATTTAATGATTAAAATCATTAGCTTATTTTTCATAGCTTTAATAGGCTATGAATTTTATAAGTTTTTAAATGATTTTAATGAAATTAGCATTTTAATATATTTGTTTATAGCGTGGTTTTTGGTAATTTTATTTGTTTTAGGTTTTAATTTTTATGTTTATGTAATACCATTTTTTTATAAAAATTTTAAAATAATTCATAATAAAGATTTATATAAAAACTCCTTGATTAAGCCTTTAAAAGCTAAGATTTTTTATTCTTATCAAAATAATGATATTGATATTTTAGGACTTTGCTTTTATGAGTTTAAAGATTTAGAACCTTTTTATAATTTTTCTTATCTTGATGTTTTGTTTTTTGGTGTTTATGTAAGAGTTAATAGAAAAATAAAGCATAATTTTAGAATATTTGCAAGCAAAAGGCTTATGTCTTTATATCAAGATGAGTGGGTGTTTTTTGAAAAATCATTTGCTAGTGATAATATAGAATTTAATAAGAAATTTAGCGTATATTCAAATGATTTGATAAATGATTTTAAGTTTTTTACCCCTAAAAAATTAGCAAATATTGTAAAAGCTGCAAGTAATATTAATAAAAAATTTAGCATAATTTATAGTAAAGATTATTTTGAGATTTATATCCATAATTTTTTCTTTACATCAAATATTAAAAAAGAATATGTTAGTTTATTAAAAATAATACAAGAATTTAGCGAGTAAAAATGATAAGTATTTTAAATATTTTAAGAATAATCGGGGTTATTTTAGTTGTTTTATATGCAGGTTTTTATATTTTTAAAAATTATGAAAATGTTGCTATTTTGTTTGTTGGTATACTAACTATAATTATCACATCGTTTTTAATATCTTATATTAATCATAAAAATATTATTGAGCCGTTTTTTATCTCAAATGGCTTTGATAAATTAAGCAAAAATATAAAAATAAAGCATATAAATTATGATGATTTAAGAGTTGATTATGTCTATTTTAAAGATGATTTAAGTATTGCAAAGCTTAATATTAGTAAAAAAGAAGAAAAGAATAAAATAAAGCTTTTTAATGGAGTTTTGTTTAAAAAAGATAATGTAGATAAAAAGCCTTTTGCTATACATTCAAGCAAGATTTTTAAAAAATTAGATAAAAATTATGGCTTATGCAAACTAGATAACACGGATTTTAATAAATATTTTCAAGTTTATTGTGAAGATAAAATTAAAATATATGAGTATTTTACACCTAAAAAACTTGAAAAGATAAGTCAAATCGCAAAAGAATTAAACAAAAAAATAAGCCTAATTTATGAAGATAATTCACTTTTTTTATACTTGCACGATTTTAGATTTAGCAAAGAAATCAGCAAGGAATTTGAATTAGGAATTAGACTTATTCAAGAATTTAGCAATTAGCTAAATTCTCAAGCTCTAAGCTCTAATGAATTTCTTGCTATTTCGCTAATTTCATCCCATTTTTTAGCTTTTATAAGCTCTTTTGGTGCAAGCCAAGAACCCCCAACACAAAGCACATTTGGTTGTGATAAATATTCTTTAGCATTGCTTTCGCTAATTCCACCAGTAGGGCAAAATCTAACATCGCTAAATGGTCCATAAATAGCCTTTAACATAGGCACACCACCAACAACACTAGCAGGAAAAAGCTTAAATGTATCAAGACCATATTCAAGCCCAAGCATTAGCTCTCCAGGACTTGCAATACCTGCTATTAAAGGTATTTTATAATCAATTTCTCTTAGTAATTTTTCATTTATTCCTGGACTTATTGCAAACTTTGCACCAGCATTTACAACATCTTTATATTGCTTAGCATTTATTACCGTTCCAGCTCCAACAATTGCTTCAGGAATTTCTTTGCTAATTAGCCCAATTGCCTTAAGTCCTGCATTAGTTCTTAGGGTTATCTCAAGCACTCTTACACCACCTAAAACTAAAGCATTTGCTAAAGGCAAAGCATCATTTATATCATCAATAGCAATTACAGGAATTACTGGATTTACTTTTAAAATTTCTCTTGCATTCATCTTCTTCTCCTTAAAAACTTACTCCGCCTTCTTCGGCGCTTAAACAATTATTTCTTAAAGCTTTAAAAAGCTCTCTACCACTACCTAATTCATTTGCACTTAAATCAATATGATTTATATTTCTAGTTAAAAAATCATCTTCTAATACATTTAAAGTGCCATTGATTGCATCAAATTCTATTAAATCCCCATCTTTAATCTTTGCAATATTTCCATCAAGCAATGCTTCAGGACTTGTATGAATTGCAGCAGGCACTTTGCCACTTGCTCCACTCATTCTTCCATCAGTAATTAATGCAACCTTGTATCCTTTAGACATTAATACTCCTAAAGGTGGTATTAGTTTATGAAGCTCTGGCATACCATTTGCCTTAGGGCCTTGATATTTTACAACTGCTATGAAGTTTTTATTTAATTCACCTTTTTCGTAAGCTGCCATTAATTCAAGTTGGTCATTAAATACAATCGCTCTTTCTTTTATATATAAATTATCATTGCTTACTGCGCTTACTTTAATTACCGAGCGACCTATATTTCCACTTAAAACCTTTAGCCCACCAGTAGTGCTAAATGGCTTATCATAAGTTGTAATTATCTCAGCATTTCTGCTTTTTTCAAGACATTTTTCATAAGTAATTTCATCATTTTTTAAGATAGGATCTTTTGTGTAATTACTTAAGCCAAATCCAGCTACCGTATTTACATCATCGTGTAATAAGCCATTATTTAATAATTCATTTATTACAAATGATAATCCACCTGCTTCATAAAAGTCATTTATATCAGCCTTGCCATTTGGATAAACTTTAGCTAAAAGTGGGGTAATATTTGAAATATCATTAAAATCATCCCAATTAATTATAATTCCCGCAGCTTTTGCAATAGCTATTAAATGTAAGGTGTGATTAGTTGAACCTCCTGTTGCCATAAGTCCAACGATAGCATTTACTATACTTTTTTCATCTATCATTTTTCCTATTGGTAAAATGCTTTTATCTTTTACACCTTTTGCAAAATGCTTTGCACTATAAGTTAATAATTTTTCTCTTAGTTTTGTATTAGGATTTATAAAGGCTGAGTTTGGCATATGAAGTCCAAGTAATTCAATCATAACTTGATTTGAATTAGCCGTTCCATAAAATGTGCAAGTGCCTGAGCTATGATACATTTTCATCTCAGTATTTAATAATTCTTCTTTGCTAATTAAACCTTGAGCGTATTTTTCTCTAGCAATACTTTTATCAGCATTGCTAATTCCTGTTGGCATAGGACCACTTGGAATAAACATAGCAGGTAATTGCCCAAATCTAAGCGCTCCCATTAAAAGTCCAGGAACAATCTTATCACAAACTCCTAAGTAAAATGCACCATCAAAAATATTATGAGATAGTCCAATTGCTGTGCTCATTGCGATTACATCACGAGAAAATAAGCTAAGTTGCATTCCGTCATAACCTTGAGTGATACCATCACACATTGAAGGAGTGCAGCTTGCAACTTGAACGCTAACGCCTTCTTTAATACAAGCTTGTTTTATGCTTAAAGGATAATCTTTATAAGGCTCATGAGCTGATAAAACATCGTTATAACTTGAAATTATCGCTAAATGAGTGCTATTTGCGTTGTTTAATTTCTCTCTTACGCTCTTAGGAATTGCAGCATAAGCGTGAGCTAGATTTGCACAGCCTAATTTACTGCGATTTATTTTAGAATTTGCATTTTCTATTAAGTCTAAATAATCTTTTCTTGATTTTTCGCTTCTTTTTATTATTTTTTCGGTAATTTCTAATAATTTTGCATTTGTCATAAAAACTCTTTTCTATTTAAAATATTTGATTTATTATAGATAAATAAACGTTATTAATGTTAAATCCTTTTTTGTATATTTACAAAAATAATTTAATTTTTAGGAAACTTTATGAAGATTAATTTTGATTTTTTATTGTTTGGAGCTACTGGAGATTTGGCTTTAAGGAAGATTTTTCCTTCACTTTATGATGCGTTTTTAAACGACTTACTTCACGAAGATTTTAAAATCATTGCAACAGGCAGAAGTAAATTAAGCTTAGATGAATTTAAGCAAAAATTAAATGATAAATCAAAAATACATTTAAAAGATATTACAAAATGGAACAGTTTTTTAGAAAAAATCACTTATGAAAGCGTTGATATTAATAGTATTGATGATTTTAAAAAGCTTAAAATGTGCCTAAGAAATGGCGTTGATAATGTTATATATTTTTCTATTTCGCCTGAGTTTTTTATCACTTGTTGTAAAAATCTAAGCGAGCTTAATATGAATGAAGCAAATGTTAGAATAGTTCTTGAAAAGCCTTTAGGAATGAGCCTTGATGAATGTAGAGCAATTAATGAAAGCGTAGCAAAATACTATAAAGAAGAGCAGATTTATAGAATTGATCATTATCTTGGTAAAAATATGGTTAAAGAATTATTAGAATTTAGAAAAAATAATCCACATATTAATGCCTTTTTAAATAAAGATTATGTAAAAAGCATTGAGCTTAGCGTATTAGAAAGACTTGGGGTTGAAAGTCGTGGAGAATTTTATGATAGCTGTGGTGCTTTAAGAGATATGTTGCAAAACCATATGCTACAAATGTTAGCTTTATTTATGATAGATGTTAATTCTACAAATATTAGAAAGGCAAAGCTAGACTTTTTTAACTCTTTAGAAAAAATAAACAAAAGTGATGTTATAAAAGCTCAATATACTAAAAACGAAGATAGCCTAAGCTATAAAGATGAATTAAATGTAGCAAAAGATAGCTTGACTGAAACTTTCGTAGCTATTAAAACAAGCTCAAATCAAGAAAATTATAAAGGTGTGCCGATTTATCTTAGAACTGGTAAGAGAATGGCTGAAAATAGGGTGTATTTTACGATTAATTTTAAAAATAACGGCTATTTATATATAGAAATCCAACCAAATCCTAAGATGAAATTATTGCTTAATATTAATGATAATTACAAGGAATTTGAAATCGGATTTAGCGATATTGAAAAAATGCCACCTTATGAGAGATTAATACTAAATGTAATCAATAAGGATTTAAGTTCATTTAATGAAAAAGAAGAGCTTGAGAGTGCTTGGAAATGGGTTCAAAGCGTAATTGATGATAAAGACTTTAATATGCAAGAATACCCTGCATATACAAATGGTATAAATTTTAAAGATTGCGAGTTTAAATTATGAGATTATTTACTTTTAATGACAAAAACATAAGCGAAGTTGCTTTATATAAAGAATTAGTTTTTTCGCTAAATGAATGTATTAATAATAAAGGCGAAGTTAATTTTTATGTATCAGGTGGCAAGAGCCCAAAGGATTTATTTGCTAAGCTTAGCCGTGAAAAATTAGAATGGAGTAAGGTAAATATATTTTTAGTAGATGAAAGGATAGTTCCTACAAATCATAATGATAGTAATACAAATCTAGTTAAAGAATATTTATTACAAAATGATGCAAGTAAGGCAAATTTTATTACTTGTATAAAAGATGAATTAATAAATGATTTTGATGCCTTAAAAAGCTATGCAAATAGTATTTATAAAACTCCTGATATTTTGATTTTAGGAATGGGAACTGATGCTCATACTGCTTCAATATTTCCAACAGCAGCTAATTTAGATGAATTATTAAGCGATACAAATACAGCTTATCACATAGTAAAAACTTCAAATTATGATAGGATTAGCCTTAGTTTAGAAAGTATTTTAAAAGCAAAAAGAATATTTTTAAACATAAGTGGCGATGAAAAATATCAAGTATTTTTAAATGCTTGTAAAGAGCAAAACAAAAAATACCCTATAAGTTTTGTAATTAATTCAAAAGGAAATTTAGATGTCTATTACGCAAAATGAATATCCAAGATTATTAGCCGATATTGGTGGGACAAACGCTAGATTTGCCATAGAATTTGAATTAGGAATTATAAAAAATATTGAAGTTTTACAATGCAAAGATTATGAGACAATTGTAGATGCAGTAAAAGCCTATTTAAAGGATAAAAATCTTGAAATTAAACACGCTGCATTTGCTATGGCAAATCCGGTTACTAGTGATTATATTCAAATGACAAATAATCATTGGGCTTTTTCAATTAGCACTACAAGATTAGCACTTAAGCTTGAAACTTTATTAGTATTAAACGACTTTACAGCTCAAGCACTTGCTATTACAAAATTAAAAGATGATGAATTAGTGCAAGTTGGTGGCTCTTTTATAGAAGAAAACTCTCCTAAAGCAGTTTTAGGACCAGGCACGGGTTTAGGTGTTAGCGGATTAATACCTAGTAAAAATGGCTATATCGCACTCTCAGGCGAAGGCGGGCATGTTAGCTTTGCACCTTTTGATGAGATAGAATCAATGATTTGGCATTATGCAAAAAATAAATTTGGTCATGTTTCAGCTGAAAGATTGCTTAGTGGAATGGGACTTGAATTAATCTATGAAGCTCTAGCACACAAAGAAGGCATAAACGAAACTCTAAGTGCAAGTAAGATTAGCGAACTTGCATTGAGTGAAAAATCAGCTTTATGTAGATTAAGCCTTGATATATTTTGCGCAATGTTAGGAACAATTGCATCAAATCTAGCATTAACCTTAGGTGCTAGGGGTGGTGTTTATATTTGTGGTGGAATAATTCCAAAGATTTTAGAATATTTTAAGCATTCATCATTTAGAGCAAGATTTGAGAATAAAGGTAGATTTGATAGCTATTTAGCAGCTATTCCTGTTTTTGTAGTTTTATCAAATTACCCGGGGATAAATGGAGCGAGTGTGGCTTTAGAAAATCATTTAAAG
Protein-coding regions in this window:
- the pgl gene encoding 6-phosphogluconolactonase: MRLFTFNDKNISEVALYKELVFSLNECINNKGEVNFYVSGGKSPKDLFAKLSREKLEWSKVNIFLVDERIVPTNHNDSNTNLVKEYLLQNDASKANFITCIKDELINDFDALKSYANSIYKTPDILILGMGTDAHTASIFPTAANLDELLSDTNTAYHIVKTSNYDRISLSLESILKAKRIFLNISGDEKYQVFLNACKEQNKKYPISFVINSKGNLDVYYAK
- the edd gene encoding phosphogluconate dehydratase yields the protein MTNAKLLEITEKIIKRSEKSRKDYLDLIENANSKINRSKLGCANLAHAYAAIPKSVREKLNNANSTHLAIISSYNDVLSAHEPYKDYPLSIKQACIKEGVSVQVASCTPSMCDGITQGYDGMQLSLFSRDVIAMSTAIGLSHNIFDGAFYLGVCDKIVPGLLMGALRFGQLPAMFIPSGPMPTGISNADKSIAREKYAQGLISKEELLNTEMKMYHSSGTCTFYGTANSNQVMIELLGLHMPNSAFINPNTKLREKLLTYSAKHFAKGVKDKSILPIGKMIDEKSIVNAIVGLMATGGSTNHTLHLIAIAKAAGIIINWDDFNDISNITPLLAKVYPNGKADINDFYEAGGLSFVINELLNNGLLHDDVNTVAGFGLSNYTKDPILKNDEITYEKCLEKSRNAEIITTYDKPFSTTGGLKVLSGNIGRSVIKVSAVSNDNLYIKERAIVFNDQLELMAAYEKGELNKNFIAVVKYQGPKANGMPELHKLIPPLGVLMSKGYKVALITDGRMSGASGKVPAAIHTSPEALLDGNIAKIKDGDLIEFDAINGTLNVLEDDFLTRNINHIDLSANELGSGRELFKALRNNCLSAEEGGVSF
- a CDS encoding bifunctional 4-hydroxy-2-oxoglutarate aldolase/2-dehydro-3-deoxy-phosphogluconate aldolase; protein product: MNAREILKVNPVIPVIAIDDINDALPLANALVLGGVRVLEITLRTNAGLKAIGLISKEIPEAIVGAGTVINAKQYKDVVNAGAKFAISPGINEKLLREIDYKIPLIAGIASPGELMLGLEYGLDTFKLFPASVVGGVPMLKAIYGPFSDVRFCPTGGISESNAKEYLSQPNVLCVGGSWLAPKELIKAKKWDEISEIARNSLELRA
- a CDS encoding glucokinase, which codes for MSITQNEYPRLLADIGGTNARFAIEFELGIIKNIEVLQCKDYETIVDAVKAYLKDKNLEIKHAAFAMANPVTSDYIQMTNNHWAFSISTTRLALKLETLLVLNDFTAQALAITKLKDDELVQVGGSFIEENSPKAVLGPGTGLGVSGLIPSKNGYIALSGEGGHVSFAPFDEIESMIWHYAKNKFGHVSAERLLSGMGLELIYEALAHKEGINETLSASKISELALSEKSALCRLSLDIFCAMLGTIASNLALTLGARGGVYICGGIIPKILEYFKHSSFRARFENKGRFDSYLAAIPVFVVLSNYPGINGASVALENHLKDKNVK
- a CDS encoding DUF3137 domain-containing protein, with the translated sequence MISILNILRIIGVILVVLYAGFYIFKNYENVAILFVGILTIIITSFLISYINHKNIIEPFFISNGFDKLSKNIKIKHINYDDLRVDYVYFKDDLSIAKLNISKKEEKNKIKLFNGVLFKKDNVDKKPFAIHSSKIFKKLDKNYGLCKLDNTDFNKYFQVYCEDKIKIYEYFTPKKLEKISQIAKELNKKISLIYEDNSLFLYLHDFRFSKEISKEFELGIRLIQEFSN
- the trxB gene encoding thioredoxin-disulfide reductase yields the protein MLDLAIIGGGPAGLSAGLYATRGGLKNVVMYEKFMPGGQITSSSEMENYPGVATVMDGISFMMPWTEQSTRFGLKIEQKEVTRVEKNGENFKIIFSDNSSEDAKAVIVCTGAAPKKAGFKGENEFFGRGVSTCATCDGAFYRKKEVAVLGGGDTALEEALYLANLCSKVYLIHRREGFRAAPSTVERAKKNEKIEFILNAKVEEVVGDNAGVTGVKIVFNDGSKKDLAVPGIFTFVGLDVRNEVLKQTDGSYLCEMVGDAVKVDLRMRTSVEGLFAAGDLRVDAPRQVVCAAADGANAALSVISYLESKH
- a CDS encoding DUF3137 domain-containing protein, which produces MIKIISLFFIALIGYEFYKFLNDFNEISILIYLFIAWFLVILFVLGFNFYVYVIPFFYKNFKIIHNKDLYKNSLIKPLKAKIFYSYQNNDIDILGLCFYEFKDLEPFYNFSYLDVLFFGVYVRVNRKIKHNFRIFASKRLMSLYQDEWVFFEKSFASDNIEFNKKFSVYSNDLINDFKFFTPKKLANIVKAASNINKKFSIIYSKDYFEIYIHNFFFTSNIKKEYVSLLKIIQEFSE
- a CDS encoding LemA family protein — encoded protein: MEVIYVVLALVVLILVLGISTYNSLISKRNDVRSIYSSVEVLLNQRYDLIPNLVASLKEYLKHESQTLENITKLRENALNINDKALKFNINNELSQALKSLNVKVENYPELKASENFLNLQNALRECEEQISAARRAYNSSVNAYNSACESFPTIIIANMFNFKKAEFYEASEQAKINPNVKDLFND
- a CDS encoding glucose-6-phosphate dehydrogenase, which translates into the protein MKINFDFLLFGATGDLALRKIFPSLYDAFLNDLLHEDFKIIATGRSKLSLDEFKQKLNDKSKIHLKDITKWNSFLEKITYESVDINSIDDFKKLKMCLRNGVDNVIYFSISPEFFITCCKNLSELNMNEANVRIVLEKPLGMSLDECRAINESVAKYYKEEQIYRIDHYLGKNMVKELLEFRKNNPHINAFLNKDYVKSIELSVLERLGVESRGEFYDSCGALRDMLQNHMLQMLALFMIDVNSTNIRKAKLDFFNSLEKINKSDVIKAQYTKNEDSLSYKDELNVAKDSLTETFVAIKTSSNQENYKGVPIYLRTGKRMAENRVYFTINFKNNGYLYIEIQPNPKMKLLLNINDNYKEFEIGFSDIEKMPPYERLILNVINKDLSSFNEKEELESAWKWVQSVIDDKDFNMQEYPAYTNGINFKDCEFKL